In Methanophagales archaeon, a single window of DNA contains:
- a CDS encoding ATP-binding protein: protein MEKEDIVDYLKEYENFKLALMERELSVPLDSSFVISIIGPRRAGKTYYLFQLYREMSDYIYLNFEDSRLYGVKHTELRDIIRTYIEIYGKEPGALLLDEIQNVKNWEIVVRELHDLKRYRTFLTGSSSKLLSKEIATQLRGRTLSYLLLPFSFREFSKAKGLKIEKYMSRDASARIKHYLQEYMEFGGFPEVVLSKEKVKILKEYAELILFKDFIEKHQIKNVELARVLHSFTIRNFTNEISVNALFNRVKSMGVRVSKNTVYDYLSKLEDTAFFFFLRKYSEKPHLRESYPKKIYLCDTGLTKTLRHSENKGKLIENIVFLELQRKTNSNPLLEVFYWKDYQEREVDFIIKEGTQINQLIQVIYALTPENKKRKIRSLLKASRELNCKNLLMITWDQEEDLKEGNKKIKVTQLWKWLIEQ from the coding sequence ATGGAAAAAGAAGATATAGTTGACTACCTGAAAGAGTACGAAAATTTCAAACTCGCACTCATGGAGCGAGAGCTATCTGTTCCGTTAGATTCCAGTTTTGTCATATCGATAATTGGTCCGAGAAGAGCGGGAAAGACTTACTATTTATTTCAGCTTTATAGGGAAATGAGCGATTATATTTACTTAAATTTTGAAGACTCCAGACTTTACGGTGTAAAACATACTGAGTTGAGGGATATAATAAGAACTTATATCGAAATCTACGGAAAAGAGCCGGGGGCTCTCCTCCTGGATGAAATACAGAACGTAAAGAACTGGGAAATTGTCGTGCGAGAACTTCATGACCTGAAAAGGTATAGAACCTTCCTTACAGGTTCATCCTCAAAACTTCTGAGCAAAGAGATTGCCACACAGCTCAGAGGGAGAACGCTCTCCTATCTCCTGCTTCCATTCAGTTTTAGAGAATTTTCAAAGGCAAAAGGATTGAAGATAGAGAAATATATGAGCAGAGATGCGTCTGCGAGAATAAAACATTATTTGCAGGAATACATGGAATTTGGTGGATTTCCCGAAGTTGTTTTGAGTAAAGAGAAGGTAAAAATTCTGAAAGAGTATGCTGAATTAATCCTGTTCAAGGATTTTATCGAAAAGCACCAGATAAAGAACGTCGAACTTGCAAGGGTTCTGCATTCCTTCACCATTCGCAATTTTACAAACGAGATCTCTGTAAATGCCCTGTTTAACAGGGTTAAAAGCATGGGTGTGCGAGTTTCAAAAAATACTGTTTATGATTACTTATCAAAGCTGGAAGATACCGCATTTTTCTTCTTCTTGCGAAAGTACTCGGAAAAGCCACACTTGAGAGAATCCTACCCCAAAAAGATATACCTCTGTGATACAGGCTTAACAAAAACACTGAGACATTCTGAAAATAAGGGGAAATTGATAGAAAATATAGTCTTTTTAGAATTACAGAGAAAGACGAACAGTAATCCGTTACTGGAAGTATTCTACTGGAAAGACTATCAAGAGAGAGAGGTAGATTTTATAATAAAAGAGGGGACCCAAATAAATCAACTGATTCAGGTAATTTACGCATTAACGCCAGAGAACAAAAAAAGGAAAATACGCAGTTTATTGAAGGCAAGCAGAGAGCTGAACTGCAAAAATCTGCTGATGATAACGTGGGATCAAGAAGAGGACTTAAAGGAGGGGAATAAGAAGATAAAAGTAACACAACTGTGGAAGTGGTTGATAGAGCAATAG
- a CDS encoding winged helix-turn-helix transcriptional regulator: MLLKALHCPTRWRIIEYIGEDTRSTKEIQRYFGSRGGINTSCLYYHLSELKKAGILEVAGYLDEGGGAPEKLWKLKSRQIVIDLLDGGMDE, translated from the coding sequence ATGCTCTTGAAAGCGCTTCACTGCCCCACCAGATGGAGAATCATCGAGTATATTGGTGAGGATACACGAAGCACAAAGGAGATACAACGTTATTTCGGTAGCAGAGGGGGGATAAACACATCGTGTCTGTATTATCACCTCTCAGAGCTCAAGAAGGCGGGGATACTCGAGGTTGCTGGCTACTTAGATGAAGGTGGTGGAGCACCAGAGAAGCTATGGAAGCTCAAGTCCCGGCAGATAGTGATTGACCTGCTTGATGGAGGTATGGATGAATGA
- a CDS encoding ATP-binding cassette domain-containing protein has translation MNEAIIVKALEKTFNGLKAVDCISFTVHRGEIFGFLGPNGAGKTTTVRMLTGVIKPDGGNASVMGFDVVAETLKARELIGVVPEAANAYPDLSAWKNMMLIASLYGIGKREAEIRTAELLKEFGIYERRDSKVKTLSKGMKQRLMLSMALVSDPELLFLDEPTSGLDVMSARLIREKIIELSKAGKTVFLTSHNMGEVNQLCERIGIINRGKIVTIDSPDNLRQRIGGALAVDVVFNRDAKLVVFPDAMRVRNGYRLYTTEPHDTICSLVDFALHSGLKIVSMNVCFPTMEDIFLRLTGEGEGEGEGGLHDDNTT, from the coding sequence ATGAATGAAGCTATAATAGTTAAAGCGCTTGAGAAGACTTTTAATGGGCTCAAGGCAGTTGATTGTATCTCCTTTACTGTGCATAGGGGTGAAATATTCGGCTTCCTCGGTCCAAATGGCGCAGGGAAGACCACAACAGTGCGGATGCTAACCGGTGTGATAAAGCCAGATGGAGGGAATGCGAGCGTTATGGGGTTTGATGTTGTGGCTGAGACGCTGAAGGCAAGGGAGTTGATTGGCGTTGTGCCAGAGGCAGCAAATGCATATCCAGATCTTTCTGCATGGAAGAATATGATGCTCATCGCATCGCTCTACGGAATTGGGAAACGAGAGGCGGAGATACGGACAGCAGAGCTTCTTAAGGAGTTTGGTATCTATGAGAGGCGAGATAGCAAGGTAAAGACGCTATCGAAGGGTATGAAACAGCGGCTTATGCTATCAATGGCACTTGTGAGCGACCCGGAATTGCTATTTCTTGATGAACCAACCTCGGGTCTCGATGTCATGAGTGCGAGGCTGATAAGGGAGAAGATTATTGAACTGTCGAAGGCAGGGAAGACGGTCTTCCTCACGTCCCACAACATGGGGGAAGTGAACCAGCTCTGTGAGCGAATTGGGATCATAAACCGCGGTAAGATTGTGACGATTGATAGTCCAGACAACTTGAGGCAGCGGATAGGAGGCGCGCTCGCAGTTGACGTTGTATTCAACAGGGATGCTAAGTTGGTTGTATTCCCGGATGCAATGCGTGTAAGGAATGGATACAGGCTATACACGACCGAACCACACGATACGATATGCTCACTTGTTGATTTCGCATTGCATAGTGGATTGAAGATAGTGAGCATGAATGTATGTTTTCCAACCATGGAGGACATATTTTTGAGACTCACAGGCGAAGGAGAAGGAGAAGGAGAAGGAGGTTTACATGATGATAACACAACTTAG